Proteins encoded within one genomic window of Geotalea daltonii FRC-32:
- the purF gene encoding amidophosphoribosyltransferase — translation MKLQRPEEECGIFGIFNHPEASNLTYLGLYALQHRGQESCGIVSSDGSSLHAHKSMGLVADVFGNQEIFKSLPGKSAIGHVRYSTTGSSVIKNVQPIMVDYSRGSIAVAHNGNIVNAQIIKDELEAYGSIFQTTMDTEIIVHLLATSKANSLLDRISDSLNRIKGAYCLLFLTETRMVAVRDPNGFRPLCLGKLGSSYVVASESCALDLIDAEFIREIEPGEAIIITNEGMTSYFPLQKANPTPCIFEFVYFARPDSYIFGKNVYQVRKEMGRQLAREHQVDADIVIPIPDSGVPSALGYAEESGIPFELGLIRNHYVGRTFIEPQQAIRHFGVKIKLNPVREVLKDKRVVVIDDSIVRGTTSRKIVKMIRNAGAKEVHVRISSPPTSYPCYYGIDTPNRKELISSSHTIDEIRKYITADTLGYLSEDGLISSVGTENTSYCRACFTGSYPVKFPKLGIAPQLDLFEKELPEYE, via the coding sequence ATGAAGTTACAACGACCAGAAGAAGAATGCGGTATTTTCGGAATATTCAACCATCCCGAGGCGTCCAATCTGACTTATCTAGGCCTCTATGCTCTGCAGCACCGTGGGCAGGAAAGCTGCGGTATCGTCTCCTCGGACGGCTCTTCTCTCCATGCCCATAAAAGCATGGGTCTTGTGGCGGATGTCTTCGGCAACCAGGAAATATTCAAATCACTGCCCGGAAAATCGGCAATCGGCCATGTACGCTACTCAACCACCGGTTCCTCAGTCATAAAAAACGTTCAACCGATCATGGTCGACTACTCAAGAGGGTCCATTGCCGTTGCCCATAACGGTAACATTGTCAATGCCCAGATCATTAAGGATGAGCTGGAAGCATACGGCTCAATATTTCAGACGACCATGGACACGGAGATCATTGTCCATCTGCTTGCCACCTCAAAGGCCAATTCTCTCCTCGACAGGATTTCCGACTCCCTGAACCGCATCAAAGGGGCCTATTGCCTGCTCTTTCTCACGGAAACGAGAATGGTTGCCGTCCGTGATCCTAACGGTTTCAGGCCCCTGTGTCTGGGCAAGCTGGGCAGTTCCTATGTGGTCGCGTCGGAAAGCTGCGCCCTTGACCTCATCGACGCCGAATTCATCCGCGAAATTGAGCCGGGAGAGGCGATCATCATTACCAATGAGGGGATGACCTCCTACTTCCCGCTGCAAAAGGCGAATCCGACCCCGTGCATTTTTGAGTTCGTCTATTTTGCCCGTCCGGACTCATATATCTTCGGCAAGAATGTTTATCAGGTACGCAAGGAAATGGGTCGCCAACTGGCACGGGAACATCAGGTGGATGCCGACATTGTCATTCCCATTCCCGATTCCGGAGTGCCGTCCGCTCTCGGTTACGCCGAAGAGTCGGGAATACCTTTTGAGCTGGGGCTGATCCGCAACCATTACGTGGGACGCACCTTCATCGAGCCTCAGCAGGCGATCCGCCATTTCGGGGTGAAGATCAAGCTGAATCCGGTAAGGGAGGTCCTCAAGGACAAACGGGTAGTTGTCATCGACGATTCCATAGTCCGCGGCACCACTTCACGCAAGATCGTCAAGATGATCCGTAATGCGGGAGCCAAAGAGGTCCATGTGAGAATCTCTTCTCCCCCAACCAGTTATCCCTGTTATTACGGCATCGACACCCCCAACCGCAAGGAATTGATCTCTTCATCCCATACCATTGATGAGATCCGCAAGTATATAACTGCCGACACCTTGGGATACCTGTCGGAGGATGGTCTGATCAGTTCTGTCGGGACCGAAAATACCAGCTATTGTCGTGCCTGCTTCACCGGGAGTTATCCCGTTAAATTCCCTAAGCTGGGCATTGCGCCCCAGCTAGACCTATTTGAAAAGGAGCTTCCAGAATATGAGTGA
- a CDS encoding phosphoribosylformylglycinamidine synthase subunit PurQ: MAKAKALIITGNGTNCEMEAAHACRLGGFDEARIAHISDLLSGEIRLDDFHFLNLTGGFLDGDDLGSAKAQANRLRYAKTQGGNEHLFEQLQRFIDDGKLVLGVCNGFQLLVKMGLLPGFANNGRQQVATLTFNDSGRFQDRWVYLKNNTASNCIFTRGVEKGLYLPIRHGEGKFVVDGTETLERIEKGNLAVLVYSDPAYTSATMEFPLNPNGSVNAIAGISSESGRIMGLMPHPEAFVNRIQHPRWTRENLPEDGDGLVLFRNAADYVKNDF; the protein is encoded by the coding sequence ATGGCTAAAGCAAAGGCGTTGATCATAACGGGTAACGGCACAAACTGCGAGATGGAGGCTGCCCATGCCTGCCGGCTCGGTGGCTTCGATGAAGCCCGGATTGCCCACATTTCCGATCTTCTCTCCGGCGAAATAAGGCTGGACGATTTTCACTTTTTGAATCTCACCGGCGGCTTTCTTGACGGTGATGACCTTGGCAGCGCAAAGGCCCAAGCCAATCGCCTTCGTTATGCCAAGACCCAGGGCGGCAACGAACATCTCTTTGAACAGTTGCAGCGCTTTATCGATGACGGAAAGCTGGTGCTGGGTGTTTGTAACGGCTTTCAACTGCTGGTAAAGATGGGTCTATTGCCGGGTTTTGCCAATAATGGCCGCCAGCAGGTGGCAACCCTTACCTTCAACGACAGTGGACGTTTTCAGGATCGTTGGGTCTATCTTAAAAACAACACCGCCTCCAACTGTATTTTCACCCGCGGTGTGGAAAAAGGTCTTTACCTGCCAATCAGGCACGGGGAAGGTAAATTTGTCGTGGATGGTACGGAAACGCTGGAGCGGATCGAGAAAGGCAATCTTGCCGTGCTCGTCTATTCCGATCCTGCATATACGTCTGCCACCATGGAATTCCCCCTCAATCCCAACGGCTCGGTCAATGCCATTGCCGGCATAAGCAGTGAATCCGGCAGGATCATGGGACTGATGCCCCACCCCGAGGCTTTCGTCAACCGCATCCAGCACCCCCGCTGGACTCGGGAAAACCTGCCGGAAGACGGCGACGGTCTTGTTCTTTTCAGGAACGCTGCAGATTATGTGAAGAACGACTTCTGA
- a CDS encoding phosphoribosylformylglycinamidine synthase subunit PurS, with product MAHRIEIALKDNVRDARGERIRSEIEHFLDVPVKQVRTIDVFTVDADLTAAELELAAAGPFSDPVIQDFAIDVPIGRNFDFVVEVGFRPGVTDNVGRTAKEAIEYIIGRPLREGEGVYTSVQYLFTCGLDLKEMEGIATGLLCNTLIQRYQILDHASFVAQKGMQAYVPKVAVHATGTVKEIDLNVTDEELLRISREGVLALTLDEMKIIQAHYRDDLVLAARRSQGLGDRPTDVELEALAQTWSEHCKHKIFSGNVEYVDEKGNREQISSLFKSFIQRTTATVRENLGDKDFCLSVFKDNAGVIRFNDDYSLVFKVETHNSPSALDPYGGALTGIVGVNRDPFGTGKGARLIFNTDVFCFASPFYDKPLPARLLHPRRIYEGVIEGVEHGGNKSGIPTVNGSLVFDDRFAGKPLVFCGTAGIMPAVINGEPSHVKRIDPGDLIVMTGGRIGKDGIHGATFSSEELNESSPVSAVQIGDPITQKRMTDFLLRARDRGLYNFITDNGAGGLSSSIGEMSEECGGCRLDLSKAPLKYAGLDPWEILISEAQERMSLAVPPAKIDEFLALARIMGVEATVLGEFTDSGYFHILHGETTVAFLPISFLHGGLPPMEMRGVWEIKHHEEPKPADKSDYTEDLLKLLGSLNICSKESVVRRYDHEVQGGSVVKPFTGVNNDGPSDAAVVRPILDSFEGVVVGHGICPRYSDIDAYHMAANAIDEGLRNYIAVGGSPNLVAGLDNFCWCDPVKSEKTPDGEYKMAQLVRANKALYDYCVAFGIPLISGKDSMKNDFYDGTTKISIPPTLLFSVIGKMEDARKAVTMDVKRPGDVVYILGETADELGGSEYLAAKGFTGNRVPQVNAEKALNSYRAYHAAVVEGLVASCHDLSDGGLAVAAAESAFAGGFGLAVNLDAVPIKASASLDDEAILFSESASRLLITVDPGKSAAFENVMSGQAVARIGQVTADTTLTITGVSGKVVVKAEIANLKEAWQSPLQSL from the coding sequence ATGGCCCATAGAATTGAAATAGCTTTGAAGGATAACGTTCGCGACGCGCGGGGAGAACGGATCAGGAGCGAGATAGAGCACTTTCTAGACGTACCGGTCAAGCAGGTCAGGACAATAGATGTGTTTACCGTCGATGCCGATCTCACTGCCGCCGAACTTGAACTGGCAGCTGCCGGTCCTTTTTCCGATCCTGTCATTCAGGATTTTGCCATCGATGTGCCTATCGGTCGCAATTTTGATTTTGTCGTGGAGGTGGGGTTCCGGCCCGGTGTTACAGACAACGTGGGCAGGACCGCCAAAGAGGCTATCGAGTACATCATTGGCCGCCCCTTACGGGAAGGTGAAGGTGTCTATACATCTGTCCAGTATCTGTTCACCTGCGGGTTGGACCTCAAGGAGATGGAAGGCATAGCTACAGGGCTTCTCTGCAATACACTCATCCAGCGTTACCAGATACTCGATCACGCATCGTTTGTGGCGCAGAAAGGTATGCAGGCTTATGTGCCCAAGGTTGCCGTTCACGCCACAGGCACTGTTAAAGAGATCGATCTGAATGTGACCGATGAGGAGTTGCTGCGCATCAGTCGCGAAGGCGTTCTTGCTCTCACTCTAGATGAGATGAAGATCATCCAGGCACATTACCGGGACGACCTGGTTCTCGCCGCCCGCCGCAGTCAGGGCTTGGGTGACCGGCCGACGGACGTGGAACTGGAAGCCCTGGCCCAGACCTGGTCCGAACACTGCAAACACAAGATCTTTTCCGGAAACGTCGAATATGTTGACGAGAAGGGGAACCGGGAACAGATTTCCTCCCTGTTTAAAAGCTTTATCCAGAGGACCACGGCTACGGTCCGCGAGAACCTTGGCGACAAGGACTTCTGCCTGTCGGTATTCAAGGATAACGCCGGAGTAATCAGGTTCAATGATGACTACTCCCTGGTCTTCAAAGTGGAAACCCACAATTCGCCCAGCGCACTGGATCCATACGGCGGAGCGCTCACCGGCATCGTCGGTGTCAACCGGGACCCGTTCGGCACCGGCAAAGGAGCCAGGCTCATTTTCAACACCGATGTCTTCTGTTTCGCCTCGCCCTTTTACGATAAGCCGCTTCCTGCTCGGCTGCTTCATCCGCGCCGTATCTATGAAGGGGTCATCGAAGGGGTTGAGCACGGGGGAAACAAGAGCGGCATTCCCACGGTCAACGGCTCGCTGGTCTTCGATGACCGCTTTGCCGGCAAGCCCCTTGTCTTCTGCGGCACCGCCGGCATCATGCCGGCCGTTATCAACGGCGAACCATCCCATGTGAAGCGGATAGATCCTGGTGACCTGATCGTTATGACCGGCGGACGCATCGGCAAGGATGGTATCCACGGCGCCACTTTTTCCTCCGAGGAGCTGAATGAATCATCTCCGGTTTCAGCGGTACAGATAGGGGATCCCATCACCCAGAAACGGATGACCGATTTTCTCCTGCGGGCCCGGGACCGCGGTCTTTACAATTTCATTACCGACAACGGCGCCGGCGGCCTTTCTTCTTCAATTGGAGAGATGTCCGAAGAGTGCGGCGGCTGCCGTCTGGACCTGTCCAAGGCACCCCTCAAGTACGCCGGGCTGGATCCATGGGAAATCCTCATTTCCGAGGCCCAGGAGCGTATGAGTCTTGCCGTTCCTCCTGCTAAAATCGACGAATTCCTGGCTCTGGCCAGGATTATGGGGGTTGAGGCGACGGTGTTGGGAGAATTTACCGACTCCGGCTATTTCCATATCCTCCATGGCGAAACAACAGTGGCCTTTCTGCCGATCAGCTTCCTTCACGGCGGGTTGCCACCCATGGAGATGCGGGGGGTCTGGGAGATCAAACATCATGAAGAGCCGAAGCCTGCCGACAAGAGCGACTACACCGAAGACCTGCTCAAACTGCTCGGCTCGCTGAATATCTGCTCAAAAGAGTCGGTGGTCCGCCGTTACGACCACGAGGTGCAGGGGGGGAGCGTCGTCAAACCCTTTACCGGTGTCAATAATGATGGCCCTTCGGACGCTGCTGTCGTCAGACCCATCCTCGACTCCTTCGAGGGGGTCGTTGTCGGACACGGTATCTGTCCCCGGTACAGTGACATAGATGCTTACCATATGGCCGCCAATGCCATAGACGAAGGACTGCGCAACTATATCGCCGTCGGCGGCTCGCCGAACCTGGTGGCCGGTCTGGACAACTTCTGCTGGTGCGACCCGGTCAAATCGGAAAAGACTCCCGACGGTGAATACAAGATGGCCCAGCTGGTGCGGGCCAACAAGGCCCTTTACGATTACTGCGTGGCTTTCGGCATTCCTCTTATATCCGGCAAGGATTCCATGAAAAACGACTTCTATGACGGGACCACCAAAATATCCATTCCACCGACGCTGCTCTTTTCAGTCATAGGGAAAATGGAGGATGCCCGCAAGGCTGTGACCATGGATGTCAAAAGACCTGGTGACGTGGTTTATATACTGGGGGAGACAGCTGACGAGCTGGGCGGCTCTGAATACCTGGCAGCGAAAGGCTTTACCGGTAACAGAGTACCACAGGTCAACGCCGAAAAGGCCTTGAACAGTTACCGGGCCTATCATGCCGCGGTGGTGGAAGGATTAGTCGCTTCCTGCCATGATCTTTCCGACGGTGGACTTGCCGTCGCTGCTGCTGAATCCGCTTTTGCCGGAGGTTTCGGTCTTGCGGTGAATCTCGATGCGGTACCCATCAAGGCGAGTGCATCACTGGACGACGAGGCCATCCTTTTTTCCGAATCAGCATCACGGCTTCTTATCACGGTAGATCCCGGCAAGTCAGCAGCATTTGAAAATGTGATGTCCGGTCAGGCGGTTGCCCGCATTGGTCAGGTCACGGCAGATACCACTTTAACCATCACAGGCGTTTCTGGTAAAGTAGTCGTTAAAGCTGAGATTGCCAATCTTAAAGAAGCATGGCAGTCTCCGCTGCAATCACTGTAA
- a CDS encoding mechanosensitive ion channel family protein — MDNLIRFFQLEAADGLLLFWLKESLIAVIIFASFYLLALVLGHVLVTWGPRFTSFTKTDLDDRILRRVTPPVSLLLMFAGLYFAVASLPLPEKAHVITSGILFVINMIILTIIAYRAADEFLQWYAARMTGVESSGLRQLIPLVEKLISIFLIGTALIITLKHFNYDIWSIITALGIGSLAIGLAAKDTLANMISGFTLMLDRPFHIGDRIQLAGGQIGDVIDIGLRSTKIKTLDNTYLIIPNSELCNTVLINMAFPDVLSKGRINLGVAYGSDISAVKALLVNTALEIPHVRKDPAPEAFFVSFGDSALNVSLFFWVEDYTKVFSVTDQINCLIAKRFQENGVQIPYPTRTVLMEKD; from the coding sequence GTGGATAACCTGATACGGTTTTTTCAACTTGAGGCGGCAGACGGGCTGCTCCTTTTCTGGCTGAAGGAAAGCCTCATTGCCGTCATCATATTTGCCTCTTTTTATTTGCTTGCCCTGGTGCTTGGGCATGTGCTGGTAACTTGGGGGCCTCGCTTCACCTCCTTTACCAAGACCGATCTTGATGACCGAATCCTGCGGCGTGTGACGCCGCCGGTGTCTCTTCTGCTCATGTTCGCCGGCCTCTATTTTGCGGTAGCCTCACTGCCGTTGCCCGAAAAAGCCCATGTTATCACCTCGGGAATTCTCTTCGTCATCAATATGATAATCCTCACCATCATTGCATACAGGGCTGCCGATGAGTTTCTCCAGTGGTATGCAGCCAGGATGACCGGCGTGGAGAGCAGCGGTCTGCGGCAATTGATACCATTGGTTGAAAAGCTGATCAGCATCTTTCTCATCGGCACAGCGCTGATAATTACCCTCAAACATTTCAATTATGACATTTGGTCCATAATTACCGCTCTCGGTATCGGTTCTCTTGCCATAGGTCTGGCAGCAAAGGACACCCTGGCCAACATGATCTCCGGATTCACTCTGATGCTGGATCGCCCTTTTCACATCGGTGACCGCATTCAGCTTGCCGGCGGTCAGATTGGCGATGTAATTGATATTGGCCTTCGCAGCACGAAGATCAAGACCCTTGATAATACCTATCTGATTATTCCCAACTCGGAGTTGTGCAACACGGTGCTGATCAACATGGCTTTTCCCGATGTCCTCAGCAAAGGGCGGATCAACCTGGGGGTTGCCTACGGGAGCGACATTTCTGCCGTCAAAGCGCTGCTGGTCAATACAGCCCTTGAGATACCACATGTCCGCAAAGATCCTGCTCCGGAGGCTTTTTTCGTCTCCTTTGGCGACAGCGCATTGAATGTTTCACTTTTTTTCTGGGTAGAGGATTACACAAAGGTTTTTTCAGTTACCGATCAGATTAATTGTCTGATCGCAAAAAGATTTCAGGAAAACGGCGTACAGATACCGTATCCAACGAGAACGGTACTGATGGAAAAGGACTGA
- the purB gene encoding adenylosuccinate lyase, whose protein sequence is MIERYSRPEMTRIWEPENRYQKWLEIEIYACEAHAQLGNIPQEAVDRIKANAKFDVPRIDEIEKTVKHDVIAFLTSVADYIGDDSRFVHLGLTSSDVLDTSLAMLLKESSDLIIADIKKLMEVIKKRALEHKDTPMMGRSHGIHAEPVTFGLKMALWYDEMRRNLRRMEAARETVAYGKISGAVGTFANIDPKVEEYVCAKAGLKPAPCSTQVIQRDRHAEFFSALAIIASSIEKFAVEIRHLQRTEVLEAEEFFSKGQKGSSAMPHKRNPVLSENLTGLARLIRGYAVSAMENVALWHERDISHSSVERIIGPDATILMDFMLNRCIGLIDNLVVYPENMMKNLNLMRGLIFSQRILLELANNGVSRENAYALVQRNAMKVWEEGKDFQTELLNDAEVRNTLSEEQIKEAFNLNYHLKHVDTIFTRVFGG, encoded by the coding sequence GTGATCGAACGTTACAGCCGCCCGGAAATGACCAGGATCTGGGAACCCGAGAACCGTTACCAGAAGTGGTTGGAGATTGAGATATACGCCTGCGAGGCCCATGCCCAGCTTGGAAATATTCCCCAGGAAGCGGTAGACCGGATCAAGGCCAATGCAAAATTTGACGTTCCCCGCATAGACGAAATTGAAAAAACGGTGAAGCACGATGTAATCGCCTTTCTTACTTCAGTAGCCGATTATATCGGGGACGATTCACGTTTCGTTCACCTTGGGCTGACTTCTTCGGATGTTCTTGACACATCCCTGGCAATGCTGCTCAAGGAGAGCAGCGATCTGATCATTGCGGACATCAAAAAGCTGATGGAAGTGATAAAGAAAAGAGCCCTGGAGCATAAGGATACCCCCATGATGGGGAGATCCCACGGTATTCATGCCGAGCCGGTGACGTTCGGCCTGAAAATGGCTCTCTGGTATGACGAGATGCGCCGAAACCTGAGGCGCATGGAAGCAGCGCGTGAAACGGTCGCCTACGGCAAGATCTCCGGTGCCGTAGGAACTTTCGCCAACATAGATCCGAAGGTGGAGGAATATGTCTGCGCCAAGGCAGGTCTGAAGCCAGCTCCGTGCTCCACGCAGGTGATACAGCGTGACCGCCATGCGGAATTCTTCTCTGCCTTGGCCATCATTGCCTCTTCAATCGAAAAATTTGCCGTTGAAATAAGACACCTGCAGCGTACCGAAGTTCTTGAAGCCGAGGAATTCTTCAGCAAGGGTCAAAAAGGCTCTTCAGCCATGCCCCACAAACGGAATCCGGTGCTTTCGGAAAATCTTACCGGCCTGGCCAGGCTCATCCGCGGTTATGCCGTTTCCGCCATGGAAAATGTTGCCTTGTGGCACGAGCGGGATATCTCCCATTCTTCGGTTGAACGTATCATCGGCCCCGATGCCACCATTCTCATGGATTTCATGTTGAACCGCTGCATTGGCCTGATAGATAATCTGGTTGTTTATCCGGAGAACATGATGAAAAACCTGAACCTGATGCGTGGTCTGATCTTCTCCCAGCGGATACTGCTGGAGTTGGCCAATAATGGCGTCTCCCGCGAGAACGCCTATGCACTGGTGCAGAGAAACGCCATGAAGGTCTGGGAAGAAGGGAAGGATTTCCAGACCGAGTTGTTGAACGATGCCGAGGTCCGCAATACTCTTTCGGAGGAGCAGATCAAGGAAGCCTTCAACCTCAATTATCACCTGAAGCACGTAGATACCATTTTTACGAGGGTATTCGGTGGATAA
- a CDS encoding MBL fold metallo-hydrolase: protein MRACLLASGSKGNSLFIENGETKLLLDAGLSAVEILRRLHAIGVEGSEINAIMISHEHQDHIRGAGALARKLKIPVILSYPTHKEASRYLAKTQVIEFESGYSFCFRDLAIDPFPITHDACDPVGFVIESSDGAMGVATDLGIATRLVVDKLQKCRIVIVESNHDEDMLMNGPYPWHLKQRIRSRHGHLSNNDSAALLEEILHPCLEGVFLAHLSEVNNDPSLAHSAATIMLASTNICSPKLIVGTQDQVSEIFCING, encoded by the coding sequence ATGCGAGCCTGCCTGCTTGCCAGTGGCAGCAAGGGCAATTCTCTTTTCATCGAAAACGGTGAAACGAAACTTTTGCTTGATGCAGGCCTTTCCGCCGTGGAGATCTTGCGCAGGCTTCATGCAATAGGAGTTGAAGGCAGCGAAATTAATGCGATCATGATCAGTCATGAGCATCAGGATCATATCAGAGGGGCGGGAGCCCTTGCACGCAAGTTAAAGATCCCTGTCATTCTCAGCTATCCGACCCATAAGGAAGCATCGCGCTATCTGGCCAAAACGCAGGTCATTGAATTTGAGTCAGGTTATTCTTTCTGTTTCAGAGATCTTGCCATCGACCCGTTTCCCATTACCCATGATGCCTGTGATCCGGTAGGCTTCGTTATCGAAAGCAGTGACGGGGCCATGGGGGTAGCTACCGATCTTGGCATTGCCACAAGGCTCGTTGTTGATAAACTGCAGAAATGCCGCATTGTCATAGTTGAATCAAACCATGATGAGGACATGTTGATGAACGGGCCATACCCCTGGCATCTGAAACAGCGTATCAGATCCCGTCATGGTCATCTTTCCAACAATGATTCTGCTGCCTTACTTGAAGAAATACTCCATCCTTGTCTCGAAGGTGTTTTCCTCGCCCATCTTTCTGAAGTCAACAATGATCCAAGTCTGGCTCACAGCGCTGCCACAATCATGCTTGCGTCGACTAATATCTGCTCACCCAAGCTGATAGTCGGCACTCAGGACCAGGTGAGTGAAATCTTTTGTATCAATGGCTGA
- a CDS encoding ATP-binding protein, with the protein MKKSIIQPVSVLLKGVKQISEGGFDVRIQEVPVYEFNELAKNINVMSAYLKNRDEEIRKNYQELERTHSELHSSYLKLEHLSHELEKSEELYKSLMEDASDAIVVVGEDESVKMVNKMAEEFFGYSARELVGLPLTKMLLLLNIENIPKIHKIFKDASKGLHIAEEMQIVKKGGALVVSRLHASSIESGNDRLVQAIFRDVTKEREIMMNLEKSAADLVRLNKMKDSFLGLASHELKTPLTVIMGYAELITTDMADKVDHTVLEMVGNISSAAMRLDNIIKDMVDVSMIDEKRLQLKIDDVHVNQLVRDAVKELAFFFSMRKQKLTLQLDESIPTIKGDMFRLVQLFSNVLGNAIKFTPDGGEITVTTSAKYLLRSKQSADSVQGQSIVNIGKEHHLYVEIAVADTGIGIDREDQVRIFDKFYEAGNIEEHSTGKVAFKAKGAGLGLSIAKGIVDMHGGEIWVESPGYNSDSGSGSIFHILLPLNPLVGDSSLDYMNLLH; encoded by the coding sequence ATGAAAAAAAGCATCATTCAGCCTGTTTCTGTTCTGCTTAAGGGCGTCAAACAAATCTCTGAGGGGGGATTCGATGTGCGGATCCAGGAAGTGCCTGTTTATGAATTCAATGAACTGGCTAAAAATATCAATGTAATGTCCGCATATCTTAAAAACCGTGATGAGGAGATCAGGAAAAACTATCAAGAGCTTGAAAGAACCCACAGTGAACTCCATTCCTCGTATCTTAAACTGGAGCACCTAAGCCATGAGCTGGAGAAATCGGAAGAGCTTTATAAATCTTTGATGGAGGACGCCAGTGATGCAATTGTCGTGGTAGGTGAAGACGAGTCCGTGAAAATGGTAAACAAAATGGCTGAAGAGTTTTTTGGTTACAGTGCACGGGAACTGGTCGGCCTGCCGTTGACAAAGATGCTGCTCCTGTTGAACATAGAAAATATCCCGAAGATACATAAGATATTCAAAGATGCTTCCAAGGGGCTGCATATTGCCGAGGAAATGCAGATTGTTAAAAAAGGTGGGGCACTGGTAGTTTCCAGGCTGCATGCCAGCAGCATCGAAAGCGGCAATGACCGTCTTGTTCAGGCCATATTCCGGGATGTAACCAAAGAACGGGAAATCATGATGAATCTGGAAAAGAGCGCCGCCGACCTTGTCAGGCTCAACAAAATGAAGGATTCTTTCCTCGGTCTGGCCTCCCACGAACTCAAAACTCCTCTGACGGTTATCATGGGGTATGCCGAGCTGATTACCACGGACATGGCCGATAAAGTCGATCACACGGTACTTGAGATGGTGGGAAATATCTCAAGTGCTGCCATGCGTCTGGACAATATAATCAAGGATATGGTTGACGTCTCCATGATTGACGAAAAGAGGCTGCAGCTAAAAATAGATGATGTCCATGTAAATCAGCTGGTACGGGATGCAGTAAAGGAACTCGCCTTTTTCTTCTCCATGCGTAAGCAGAAATTGACCCTCCAGCTGGATGAAAGCATTCCTACAATCAAGGGAGACATGTTTCGGCTCGTACAGCTTTTTTCCAACGTTCTCGGCAATGCAATCAAATTCACTCCCGATGGTGGTGAAATTACAGTGACCACAAGCGCGAAATACCTCCTGCGCAGCAAGCAGTCTGCCGACAGCGTCCAGGGTCAATCGATAGTGAATATAGGCAAGGAACACCACCTATATGTAGAAATAGCTGTTGCCGACACCGGCATCGGCATCGACCGTGAGGATCAGGTCCGTATATTCGACAAATTTTATGAAGCGGGAAACATCGAAGAGCACAGCACCGGCAAAGTTGCATTCAAAGCCAAAGGAGCAGGGCTCGGACTGTCTATTGCCAAGGGAATCGTCGATATGCACGGTGGAGAAATATGGGTTGAATCTCCAGGGTATAATTCAGATAGCGGTTCCGGTTCCATTTTTCACATACTCCTGCCGTTGAATCCGCTGGTGGGGGATTCGTCACTTGATTACATGAATCTGCTCCACTGA
- the gap gene encoding type I glyceraldehyde-3-phosphate dehydrogenase: MALRVAINGFGRIGRSVLRAAVNEKGIEFVAINDLTDAKTLAHLLKYDSVHGIFPGKVEAKENALVVNGITIKIYAVRNPAELPWKDEKVDVVLESTGLFTAREKAELHLQAGAKKVIISAPATNEDITVVMGVNHHLYDAKKHNIISNASCTTNCLAPVAKVLQETFGIEKGLVTTIHSYTNDQNILDLPHKDLRRARAAAMSMIPTTTGAAKAVSLVLPELKGKLDGMAIRVPTPNVSVVDLVVTLSKKTDANEINAALKKAAEGPLKGILGYSDEPLVSIDYNGNPLSSIVDSLSTKVIEGNMAKVISWYDNESGFSQRVVDLMKILLP, encoded by the coding sequence ATGGCTTTAAGGGTTGCAATCAATGGTTTTGGCAGGATTGGACGCTCTGTTCTCAGGGCGGCTGTCAATGAGAAAGGGATCGAATTTGTCGCAATAAACGATCTCACAGACGCTAAGACACTGGCTCATCTTCTTAAATATGACTCCGTACATGGAATTTTTCCCGGTAAAGTAGAGGCAAAGGAAAACGCGCTTGTTGTAAATGGTATCACCATCAAGATTTATGCAGTCCGAAACCCAGCTGAGCTGCCGTGGAAAGACGAAAAGGTAGATGTGGTTCTGGAATCCACCGGACTTTTCACTGCCCGGGAAAAAGCCGAGTTGCATCTGCAGGCGGGCGCAAAGAAAGTAATCATCTCCGCCCCTGCTACCAATGAAGACATCACCGTCGTCATGGGTGTCAACCATCACCTCTATGATGCAAAAAAGCACAATATCATTTCTAATGCTTCCTGTACAACCAACTGTTTGGCGCCGGTAGCAAAGGTGCTTCAGGAAACATTCGGCATTGAAAAAGGCCTGGTCACAACCATCCATTCCTACACCAATGATCAGAACATCCTGGATCTACCCCACAAGGATCTCCGCCGAGCAAGAGCTGCCGCCATGTCCATGATCCCCACCACAACCGGCGCAGCAAAGGCTGTATCACTGGTGCTTCCCGAACTGAAAGGCAAACTGGACGGCATGGCTATCCGTGTTCCAACCCCCAATGTCTCAGTGGTAGACCTGGTAGTAACACTTTCCAAAAAGACAGATGCCAACGAGATCAATGCCGCACTGAAAAAGGCTGCCGAAGGCCCACTGAAAGGTATTCTCGGATATTCGGATGAACCGTTGGTATCCATCGATTATAATGGCAATCCCCTTTCCTCAATAGTTGATAGCCTCAGCACCAAAGTTATCGAAGGAAACATGGCCAAGGTTATCTCCTGGTATGACAATGAAAGTGGTTTCTCACAACGGGTCGTGGACCTGATGAAGATTCTGCTGCCTTAA